A single window of Sporosarcina sp. Marseille-Q4943 DNA harbors:
- a CDS encoding YciI family protein — protein MAQGILIAGGPFMDHTGGLIILEVNSLEDAQHFADNDPAVIEEKFEATIYPWEPLEGIFNK, from the coding sequence GTGGCTCAAGGTATTTTGATTGCGGGCGGGCCATTCATGGATCATACGGGTGGATTGATCATTCTAGAAGTTAATAGCTTGGAAGATGCACAGCACTTTGCTGACAATGATCCTGCGGTGATTGAAGAGAAATTCGAAGCAACTATCTATCCGTGGGAGCCGTTGGAAGGAATTTTTAATAAATAG